The genomic DNA TCCCCGCGCAGTTCCGTCGTGCTTCTCACAGGTGAAGCATAACCAGACGAACTAGTTCGTTCGGTACGATGGTGGTCAACAGGTCCGAACATGTCGGGGACTCCGACCAGCCGGCGCCAGCCCAGCCCCCGCACGTACCCCAGAGGAGTCACGGCATGTCCGTCACGAAGATCGACGAGATCATGAATCCGCCCAGCCACGTCCACGCCCTGCGCCGCGCGGTGGAGACCGTCGCCGACGGGATCGATCCGCTCGTCAATCTCTACCGGCCCTACGTCGACGGTCTGGAGAATCTGCCCCGCGACGGACGATTTCTCCTGGTGGGCAATCACACCCAGTTCGGCACCGAGACCGTGTTGATCCCGTATGTGGTGCGCCGCGAGATCGGCATGCGGGTACGGCCCCTGACCGACCGCCGATTCGGTGACATGCCCGGGCCGATCTCCGCTGTGATGGCTGCCTGCGGGGCCGTCGTCGGATCACCCGAGGGCGCAACCGAACTGATGGAGCACGACGAGCCCGTCATGGTCTTTCCCGGCGGTGGCCGCGAGATCGGAAAGTTCAAGGGCGAGCAATACCAACTGCGATGGGAGGGCCGAGCGGGATTCGCCCGCGTCGCCATCGAACACGGCTACCCCATCGTGCCGGCCGCACTCGTCGGCGGCGACGACGTATACGTGGGCGTGACCACCCGTGACCACTGGCTGGGCCGGCTCAGTCAGACGGTCGGCGAGAAGCTCACCGGTCAGCGGGACATGGCCATCCCGCTGATCCGCGGTATCGGGCCCACCCTCATCCCGCGTCGGCAGCGCATGTACCTGCGCTTCG from Mycobacterium sp. DL440 includes the following:
- a CDS encoding lysophospholipid acyltransferase family protein, with the translated sequence MSVTKIDEIMNPPSHVHALRRAVETVADGIDPLVNLYRPYVDGLENLPRDGRFLLVGNHTQFGTETVLIPYVVRREIGMRVRPLTDRRFGDMPGPISAVMAACGAVVGSPEGATELMEHDEPVMVFPGGGREIGKFKGEQYQLRWEGRAGFARVAIEHGYPIVPAALVGGDDVYVGVTTRDHWLGRLSQTVGEKLTGQRDMAIPLIRGIGPTLIPRRQRMYLRFAEPIRTTKPARASDPKWVDTVKQRTQESLEQSLDELLAVRHEDPYRELSPLAWRKAAQSG